GACGGTGTCATGTTCATGATGGGCAACATGCTCGACCGAGCCCGCAGGGCCAGGTACCTGATGGCCGTTCAACGAGCACCCGACGAAGCCGCCGGGATGGCCGTTGTCGAACAGGCGTTGGACGGAACGCTGGCGTCACTGATGACCGAGGAGGAGCGGGCGCGCGTGCGCCGCTCGGTGTACACAACCGCCCTTCGCACCCCGCCGGAACGTACCGGGCTCCACAAGGAAGACCTCCTCGGCGCCCTTGCCAGTTGCTTGTTGGTAATCGTCTCCACCATTCCCGCCGCTGTCCCGTTCCTGTTCATCAGCCGCACTCACGTTGCCTTGCGGGTCTCCAACGCCCTGCTCGTCGCCATGCTCTTCCTCACCGGTTACCAGTGGGGCAAGCACGCCAACGCCAACCGCTTGGGAACGGGCCTGGCGTTCCTTGTTGCCGGCCTGGCGCTGGTCGGTATCACCATCGCACTCGGCGGATGACGATGATGTTCGCATGCTCCTCGGGTGGATCCACGCCCGACCTACTTCAACCGGCAACGCGTGGCGCTCAGCCCGTGAAGCTTCATGTCCTCGATCATTCTGCGGCTGAGTTCGGTCACGATACACCTCCGTTTCGATGCGAACGCCGCTCCCCCAACGGGAGCGTATGAAACGAAGGTACGACCTCACCTCAGGCTCATTTTCGACAGTTGCCGCATTGTTGGCCTGCCCGAAACCCTGCTGGCGGCCCCGAGAACGCGGCTGGGACTGTTCCGGGGCTCGGAATGTAGTGCCTAAATAGTTGCGTCCGATGGCCGCAGGCTCTTGACATTCCTTTTTTTTTATGGTATTATTTGGGCATGTTTGTCCGCACCAAGCGTAGTGTCCAGAACGGTGTCACCTACGAATACCTGCAGATCGTCCGGTCGTATCGGGACGGCCCCCGGGTCCGCCAGCAAGTGGTGGGCACCCTGGGGCGGCGCGACGACGTGGTGGCCTCCGGCGAGTTGGATGGGTTGCTCCGCAGCCTGAGCCAATACAGCCAGGCCTTGCGGGTGGTCGAACGGACGCGGGAGGACCTGCGCGCCCGGGCCGCCCGCCCGTGGGGTCCGGCGCTGGTGTTCGGCCGGTTGTGGGACCGCCAGGGGGTTCCCGAAGTGCTCCGGTCGCTGGCCAGAAGGCGGAAGTTCGAGTTCGACGTGGAGCGGGTGGCTTTCGCGATGACCTTGCAGCGTCTGT
The window above is part of the Phycisphaerae bacterium genome. Proteins encoded here:
- a CDS encoding VIT1/CCC1 transporter family protein, whose translation is MIGKETFIHRYLEPADRINEVLFGLIMVLTITLTAGLAVEDTAQGERELLIATVGCSIAWGIIDGVMFMMGNMLDRARRARYLMAVQRAPDEAAGMAVVEQALDGTLASLMTEEERARVRRSVYTTALRTPPERTGLHKEDLLGALASCLLVIVSTIPAAVPFLFISRTHVALRVSNALLVAMLFLTGYQWGKHANANRLGTGLAFLVAGLALVGITIALGG